A stretch of Triticum aestivum cultivar Chinese Spring chromosome 1D, IWGSC CS RefSeq v2.1, whole genome shotgun sequence DNA encodes these proteins:
- the LOC123181180 gene encoding monocopper oxidase-like protein SKU5 isoform X1 has product MWRLLALVVSATVLAAPRPAMAGDPYAFFDWDVSYFTAAPLGVKQQVIGINGKFPGPVVNITTNWNVVVNVLNDLDEPLLITWNGIQHRKNCWQDGVLGTNCPIPSGWNWTYEFQVKDQIGSFFYFPSTGLQRAAGGFGGIVVNNRGVIAVPFGRPDGDITILIGDWYNRNHTDLRKMLDEGKELGMPDGVLINGKGPYRYNDSLVPAGIEHETIDVHPGRTYRIRVHNVGTSTSLNFRIQGHNLLLVETEGSYTTQQNYTSLDVHVGQSYSFLLTTDQNASSDYYVVASARIVNESLWQRVTGVAVLRYSNSGGAASGPLPDPPQDQYDKTLSMNQARSVRWNLSAGAARPNPQGSFRYSSINVTQAYLLRSTTPVEIGGRRRAALNGLSFSPPETPLRLADAYGVEGAYTLDFPERPPPDAAPRVARSVINGTYRGFMELIFQNNDTRMQSYHVDGYAVFVVGMDYGEWTEASRGAYNKGDSVARSTVQVYPGAWTAVLVSLDNVGFWNVRSQNLDSWYLGQEVYVRVVNPEDGANKTEMAVPRNALYCGQLHKYQKYGPQTAIPRLIKHICICSSSCVSCKLFSTPFREQTPHHKAAAAASAAAVRPLASRRQIVASVMLVVGALVFAS; this is encoded by the exons ATGTGGCGGCTTCTGGCGCTGGTGGTGTCCGCGACCGTGCTGGCGGCGCCGCGGCCGGCAATGGCCGGCGACCCCTACGCCTTCTTCGACTGGGACGTCTCCTACTTCACCGCGGCACCCCTCGGCGTCAAGCAGCAG GTGATAGGCATCAACGGCAAGTTTCCGGGCCCCGTCGTCAACATCACCACCAACTGGAACGTCGTCGTCAACGTGCTCAATGACCTCGACGAGCCCCTCCTAATCACCTG GAACGGGATCCAGCACCGGAAGAACTGCTGGCAGGACGGCGTGCTGGGCACCAACTGCCCCATCCCGTCCGGGTGGAACTGGACCTACGAGTTCCAGGTCAAGGACCAGATCGGCAGCTTCTTCTACTTCCCCTCCACCGGCCTGCAGCGCGCTGCCGGCGGCTTCGGCGGCATCGTCGTCAACAACCGCGGCGTCATCGCCGTGCCCTTCGGCCGCCCCGACGGCGACATCACCATTCTCATCGGCGACTGGTACAACAGGAACCACACG GATCTGAGGAAGATGCTTGACGAAGGGAAGGAGCTCGGGATGCCGGACGGCGTGCTGATAAACGGCAAGGGCCCGTACCGGTACAACGACAGCCTTGTGCCGGCCGGCATTGAGCACGAGACCATCGATGTCCATCCCG GTCGGACGTACCGCATCCGGGTGCACAACGTGGGCACGTCGACGAGCCTCAACTTCCGGATCCAGGGGCACAACCTGCTGCTGGTGGAGACGGAGGGGTCCTACACCACGCAGCAGAACTACACCAGCCTCGACGTCCACGTCGGCCAGTCCTACTCCTTCCTCCTCACCACCGACCAGAACGCCAGCTCCGACTACTATGTCGTCGCCAGCGCCCGCATCGTCAACGAGTCCCTCTGGCAGCGCGTCACCGGCGTCGCCGTCCTCCGCTACTCCAACTCCGGCGGCGCGGCGTCCGGCCCGCTCCCGGACCCGCCCCAGGACCAGTACGACAAGACGCTCTCCATGAACCAGGCGCGGTCCGTCCGGTGGAACCTCAGCGCGGGCGCGGCGCGGCCCAACCCGCAGGGCTCCTTCCGCTACTCCTCGATCAACGTGACGCAGGCGTACCTGCTGCGGAGCACCACGCCCGTGGAGATCGgcgggcggcgcagggcggcgctgAACGGGCTGTCCTTCTCCCCGCCGGAGACGCCGCTGCGGCTGGCCGACGCGTACGGCGTGGAGGGCGCCTACACGCTCGACTTCCCGGAGcggccgccgccggacgccgcccccCGGGTGGCGCGGTCCGTCATCAACGGCACCTACCGGGGGTTCATGGAGCTCATCTTCCAGAACAACGACACCCGGATGCAGAGCTACCACGTGGACGGGTACGCCGTGTTCGTCGTCGGGATGGACTACGGGGAGTGGACGGAGGCCAGCCGGGGCGCGTACAACAAGGGGGACAGCGTGGCGCGCAGCACCGTGCAGGTGTACCCCGGCGCGTGGACGGCGGTGCTGGTGTCGCTGGACAACGTGGGGTTCTGGAACGTGCGGTCGCAGAACCTCGACTCGTGGTACCTCGGCCAGGAGGTATACGTCAGGGTGGTGAACCCAGAGGACGGCGCCAACAAGACCGAGATGGCCGTCCCCCGCAACGCCCTCTACTGCGGCCAGCTCCACAAGTACCAGAAGTACGGCCCCCAAACCGCGATCCCTCGTCTGATTAAACACATTTGCATTTGCAGTTCTTCATGTGTCTCTTGTAAACTGTTTTCGACTCCTTTCAGGGAGCAGACTCCTCAtcacaaggcggcggcggcggcatctgcGGCGGCCGTGCGGCCTTTGGCCTCGCGGAGGCAGATTGTGGCGTCGGTGATGCTCGTCGTCGGAGCCCTCGTGTTCGCGTCGTAG
- the LOC123181180 gene encoding monocopper oxidase-like protein SKU5 isoform X2, giving the protein MWRLLALVVSATVLAAPRPAMAGDPYAFFDWDVSYFTAAPLGVKQQVIGINGKFPGPVVNITTNWNVVVNVLNDLDEPLLITWNGIQHRKNCWQDGVLGTNCPIPSGWNWTYEFQVKDQIGSFFYFPSTGLQRAAGGFGGIVVNNRGVIAVPFGRPDGDITILIGDWYNRNHTDLRKMLDEGKELGMPDGVLINGKGPYRYNDSLVPAGIEHETIDVHPGRTYRIRVHNVGTSTSLNFRIQGHNLLLVETEGSYTTQQNYTSLDVHVGQSYSFLLTTDQNASSDYYVVASARIVNESLWQRVTGVAVLRYSNSGGAASGPLPDPPQDQYDKTLSMNQARSVRWNLSAGAARPNPQGSFRYSSINVTQAYLLRSTTPVEIGGRRRAALNGLSFSPPETPLRLADAYGVEGAYTLDFPERPPPDAAPRVARSVINGTYRGFMELIFQNNDTRMQSYHVDGYAVFVVGMDYGEWTEASRGAYNKGDSVARSTVQVYPGAWTAVLVSLDNVGFWNVRSQNLDSWYLGQEVYVRVVNPEDGANKTEMAVPRNALYCGQLHKYQKEQTPHHKAAAAASAAAVRPLASRRQIVASVMLVVGALVFAS; this is encoded by the exons ATGTGGCGGCTTCTGGCGCTGGTGGTGTCCGCGACCGTGCTGGCGGCGCCGCGGCCGGCAATGGCCGGCGACCCCTACGCCTTCTTCGACTGGGACGTCTCCTACTTCACCGCGGCACCCCTCGGCGTCAAGCAGCAG GTGATAGGCATCAACGGCAAGTTTCCGGGCCCCGTCGTCAACATCACCACCAACTGGAACGTCGTCGTCAACGTGCTCAATGACCTCGACGAGCCCCTCCTAATCACCTG GAACGGGATCCAGCACCGGAAGAACTGCTGGCAGGACGGCGTGCTGGGCACCAACTGCCCCATCCCGTCCGGGTGGAACTGGACCTACGAGTTCCAGGTCAAGGACCAGATCGGCAGCTTCTTCTACTTCCCCTCCACCGGCCTGCAGCGCGCTGCCGGCGGCTTCGGCGGCATCGTCGTCAACAACCGCGGCGTCATCGCCGTGCCCTTCGGCCGCCCCGACGGCGACATCACCATTCTCATCGGCGACTGGTACAACAGGAACCACACG GATCTGAGGAAGATGCTTGACGAAGGGAAGGAGCTCGGGATGCCGGACGGCGTGCTGATAAACGGCAAGGGCCCGTACCGGTACAACGACAGCCTTGTGCCGGCCGGCATTGAGCACGAGACCATCGATGTCCATCCCG GTCGGACGTACCGCATCCGGGTGCACAACGTGGGCACGTCGACGAGCCTCAACTTCCGGATCCAGGGGCACAACCTGCTGCTGGTGGAGACGGAGGGGTCCTACACCACGCAGCAGAACTACACCAGCCTCGACGTCCACGTCGGCCAGTCCTACTCCTTCCTCCTCACCACCGACCAGAACGCCAGCTCCGACTACTATGTCGTCGCCAGCGCCCGCATCGTCAACGAGTCCCTCTGGCAGCGCGTCACCGGCGTCGCCGTCCTCCGCTACTCCAACTCCGGCGGCGCGGCGTCCGGCCCGCTCCCGGACCCGCCCCAGGACCAGTACGACAAGACGCTCTCCATGAACCAGGCGCGGTCCGTCCGGTGGAACCTCAGCGCGGGCGCGGCGCGGCCCAACCCGCAGGGCTCCTTCCGCTACTCCTCGATCAACGTGACGCAGGCGTACCTGCTGCGGAGCACCACGCCCGTGGAGATCGgcgggcggcgcagggcggcgctgAACGGGCTGTCCTTCTCCCCGCCGGAGACGCCGCTGCGGCTGGCCGACGCGTACGGCGTGGAGGGCGCCTACACGCTCGACTTCCCGGAGcggccgccgccggacgccgcccccCGGGTGGCGCGGTCCGTCATCAACGGCACCTACCGGGGGTTCATGGAGCTCATCTTCCAGAACAACGACACCCGGATGCAGAGCTACCACGTGGACGGGTACGCCGTGTTCGTCGTCGGGATGGACTACGGGGAGTGGACGGAGGCCAGCCGGGGCGCGTACAACAAGGGGGACAGCGTGGCGCGCAGCACCGTGCAGGTGTACCCCGGCGCGTGGACGGCGGTGCTGGTGTCGCTGGACAACGTGGGGTTCTGGAACGTGCGGTCGCAGAACCTCGACTCGTGGTACCTCGGCCAGGAGGTATACGTCAGGGTGGTGAACCCAGAGGACGGCGCCAACAAGACCGAGATGGCCGTCCCCCGCAACGCCCTCTACTGCGGCCAGCTCCACAAGTACCAGAA GGAGCAGACTCCTCAtcacaaggcggcggcggcggcatctgcGGCGGCCGTGCGGCCTTTGGCCTCGCGGAGGCAGATTGTGGCGTCGGTGATGCTCGTCGTCGGAGCCCTCGTGTTCGCGTCGTAG